The Sedimentibacter sp. zth1 DNA segment GCCCGTGTTCTGAAGTAATATTAAATCCTGCTTTTTTATAAATGTTTATAGCCTTATAACTCCATGTTTGAGTATGTAAATATACATCTTTATCTCCATCAATTTCTTTTATATTCATCATTGCTTTAAATACAATTGCTTTGCCTAATCCAAGACTCTGATATTGTGGGTGAGTTGCCATCCAATGTACCCAAGGATCTTGCCTAAATCCAGTATAATTCCACCAATTTGTAATTGTTGCAACTTTTACGCCTTCTTTATTTTCAATAAATATACATCTTTGTGCAAGTTCATTTAAATACGGCAAGTAATTATCCTGAAAATACTTTAAAGCATAATTAACATCTTTAAATTCGCCAACAGAAGTTTCAATTTCTGCCCAACTTTTCTCGTCTCCTAATTTAAAAAAAGCAAATCTAAACCCATCTGGAAGATATGGACTAGGAATTAACGTACCCATTTTCCTTT contains these protein-coding regions:
- a CDS encoding N-acetyltransferase — encoded protein: MLDKSIQYYDVIMKRKMGTLIPSPYLPDGFRFAFFKLGDEKSWAEIETSVGEFKDVNYALKYFQDNYLPYLNELAQRCIFIENKEGVKVATITNWWNYTGFRQDPWVHWMATHPQYQSLGLGKAIVFKAMMNIKEIDGDKDVYLHTQTWSYKAINIYKKAGFNITSEHGLGGYENNNYEKALLILEKYIR